The segment AGTTGCTCCGATCGTCGTGATTTCCCATCGCCCAGATGACCTGGGAGCCGAGGCGTTCGGCGACCGGTTCGACGATTGCACGGACCTTTGCGTAAGCATCCGCTTCGCCGCGGTCGGCGATGTCGCCGGTGAAGACCATAGCTTCGGGGCGGGCGTTGGAGGCTTCCAGCTGGTCGAAGATTTGCTGGAGTCGTCGTTCGCTGTCGACCGCTCCATACAGCGGTTGCGGTCCGCCGAGCAGGTGAGTGTCGCTGAGGTGCAAGATGAAATGGTTCGGGCGGGGGTGTTCGGCCGTCCGGGATATCATCGGTTCTCTTTTCGAATCGTGATGACTTTCGGTGCCTTGCGACGTTGCCCTGGCATGTTTCAACGCTATCAAACCATTACGAAGCGGCGGGCAAGTGAACGCAAGTCGGCGCGCCGGTAAAGACCGGTAGTATTTGCGCCACGTTGCACAGCGCATCTATGCAAGTCATTATTCCCGGACTTCCTCACGGAGGGGTTTCACACTTGCCGGCACGCCTGCTGCGGTCAGCTTCGGAAACTCACAGTTGAACTCGCCCCGGTAGCCGAAGAGGAAGCCGTAGCGCGGGTTCCTGACTTCGAGACGGATGGTGAAGACTTCACGTTCCGAATCGTAATTCTCATACAGGTCGGCCTTGCCGGTGAAGGCCGGCGGGAAGGTGAAGCCGGCTCTCCCTTCGTAGAATCGCTGCGCATCCGAAGTTAGGTGCAATGACCCATCTGCGAGGACCTCGAGATCTAGGTCCGTAGCAAGATGCTGATGGGTGCCCAGGTAGTCAATCACCTTGCCCGTTCGCTCGCCGTAGATCATCGTCGCGTCAAACCGGCGGAACTTGCCGGGACGGACCTCCAGGGTTCGGACGAAAGAAACCGTCTTGCGGCCGAAACTGTCAATGTAGGGATAGTTCTCGATGATGAACGGGATGTCGTCGCCCTGGTCCGGGAACAGCAGATTGCGAAATGCGCCCAACCGGAGGAACGGCACCGTCCACCAGGCTCCACGGCGGACCTGGGAGAACCTACCTCGGCCGATACAGGCATATCCCGCGTCGACATCGACTCCGAACCGGCGCTGCAACATCGGGTGTAGTCGCTGGAACTCCGGGCCAAGTGCTTTTTCGAAGATCGAGCTCATCGTTCGACGTGTGCCTTCCTAGGCTCGGAATATGACGGGATCGAAATCCCCGGGTCGGCGAGTGTGGCCAAGCCGTCGGGAGCGCGGCCTGATCTGGTGTCCGGTGGACGTCGAAGACAGCGACCGGCACGGGGGACTGCAGGCGGTGTCGGCAAGGTGAAGGCTGCGGTCATCGCCGTTACCCCGGCCGCTATTGGAAACACCCTTCGCCGACTTCGGAGCGCCGTTGAGATCAGGCCGATGCCGCTGGCCAGGAGAGCGGCGCGGGAAGTCGCATCGACGAGCCAGGCGGAACGGGCCTTGGCGGGGTCGATGCCGGATTCGGCCCAAAGTCGCAATCGATCAAAGCTCAGCGCAGTGGCCCAGCCAAGTGCCGGCCGGATGACACGGCTGTCGAGCAGCTTCCCGATGCGGCCCATCCCTGGCTCGTAGTTATAGCCGGTGAGGAATCTGACCCCGTCTGCGGTGGGAATGTATCGCCAATAACCGGCACCAGGGCCGATCGGGGAGAGCCAGTCATCGGTAGTGAACTTCAGCACCGAGGTTGCCTGCCCGTCGGCCCGCTGGTTGTTGCCGATGGATGTTCCGGTGCCCGAAATGGTGTGAAAGGGCAGCCTGAATGCATAACGAAATCGCAAGAGACCGCCGGTGCCGTTATTGCCAGGGTTGCCGCTGCCGCCGTTGCTACTAACGTCATCGACGCCAGCGTTGCTACTGTCGTCATCGCCAGCTGGTGTGCTGGCCTGCTCGATCGGAGTTATCGACGAGAAACGCAAGTCCCAGCGAGGATGGAGCTCTGTGTTCTGGCTGAGTTCGAAGATTCGGTCCTTGCTCGACCTGATCAGAATCTCGACATAGATCTGTTTGCGGGCGACGCGGTCACTGCGCTCGGGTGCTTCACGAGCGCGCTTCGGCCGGGAGCGATCAGGCCGGGTCTTCGGCCGGCAGCGGTCAGGCCGGGTGTTCATTCGACCCCTTCTCCTGGGTGACGACCCGGTACATCGTCTGGACCATTCCGCCGGCGAGCACCTCTGTGCGCTCGTGTTCGAGTTCGACGTCGTCCGGCAATGGCCCGAACAGGGTGATACCTTCACCTATCAGTACGGGGACCCTCGATAGGGTCAGCTCGTTAATCAGCCCGGCGTTGAGAAAACTGCGGACCGTGCGGCCGCCATCCACATAGACCCGTCGATACCCGGCAGCATTGAGTGCGGCTACCGCTTTATCGAACCCGGCATGCACGATAACTCTGGGATCGGCATCAGCCGACAGCGTGGCACTGATCACGTGCACAGGGCGATCCAGGTACGGCCAGGACTCCTCATCGGCGATGGCATCGTAGGTGCCCCGCCCCATCACTAGCGCGTCGACGCTTTCCATGAACGGGGTGAACCCGGCATCCCCTGCGACCGTGCCGCGTTCGATCAGCCAGGCCAGGTCCCCATCGAGCCGAGCGATGAATCCGTCGACGCTGAGGCCGAGGAACACGCAACCGTTGAATGTCGAAGCAGGTGTTGAAGTCATGGCAGAACCCTAGCAACGGGGTGTGACAGTCGTTTCGTGCCTCGCCCCGGCGGATCGGAGCTCCAGGCCTCAGCGGGACATTGACATTGGGTCTATCAAGAGCGAAGGAAACCGCCTAGCCAGCAGCATGCAGGGCGCCCAGTTCCCGTTCGACCGCCGCGAAACATGAGTCCAGTGCTCGACGCGGATCGAACGCGTACTGCCCGTCGCCGAAGAGCTCGAACGTAAGATATCCGTCGTACCCGATCGTCTCAAGGCCTGCGAGGTACTCGCGCAATGGCAGTTGGCCTTCGTCCCAAGCGAGGTGGCCGGTGGGTCGTCCGTCGATGAGATGTACATGACGAATCAGTGACCCAAGGTTCTCGTGGTAATCGGCAACCGTCTCACCTGCGGTCGCCATGGCGACCGTATCAAGCGCGCCACCGACGTTCGGGGCGCCGATATCCGCAATCATCCGGCGGAGGGTTTTGGAGTCGTTCACGAGGTTCGATTCGACCCGCTGAAGTGGTTCCAGGATGCATCCGACGCCAAGTTCCTGGGCTCGGCTTGCGATCTCGCTCAGCGCATCGACGGACCGCTGCCAGGCGGCATCCGTCCGCTCGTTTTCGAAGCCCCGCCCGGGTGTAAGAAACAGGTATGGCGCTTCGAGTTCTGCGCAAACTTCTGCCGCACGCAAGAACATGCCGATGCTTGAGCGGCGCATCCATTCGACGGGCGATGCGACGTTCACTGGGTAGGCTACTTGCTCGGGTGTGACGCAATAGGCATGCAAGCCCCTATCCGCCATCAAGTTACGGATGTGAAGCAAATCGTCGGCGGCAAGCTCCGGGATATGTAATTGCGGCGCAATGCCCCACAGTTCGAGCTGCTCACGGCCAAGGTCGGCCATGTCGTCGAGGAACGTCTCCAACGGCAGGTGCTGATAAGCGAAGTTCGAGCCGGCGATTTGGGCTGTAGAGAGGGTCACGTCGCGCCTTCCTGTCAGGCCGAGCTGGTTGCTGATGCCGGGGACAGGCCGCAGCTCTCGGGGACGGGGCGCAGATCCAGGCGGTGCCTGCGCCCGCGATCACGGTGCTCATTTTCCGATACCGTCGGCGAGTCCCTTGATGAAGTAGCGCTGTCCGAAGAAGAACAGCAACACCACAGGGATGGCGGCGATGACCATTCCCGCAAAGACGACAGGATAATCTGTTCCGTGCTTGCTCATCAGACTCGTGAGTCCCACAGGTAGAGTCTGCACTCCGGTACCGCTGGTGAACACCATGGCGAAGAGATACTCGTTCCACGAAAAGAGAATATGAAGGATGACGGTGGAGACGATGATCGGTTTGCACATCGGCAGTATTATTCGCCAGAACGTTGACCACCGGCTCGAGCCGTCGACTTCAGCGGCCTCATCGATCTCGCGCGGTAGATCGATCATGTAGGCGCGGATGAGAAAGGTCGTGAACGGGATCCGGAACGCTGTGTAGAGGATGAGTAGCGCCCAGAACGTGTTGTAGAGGCCGAGGGTTTGAAACATCTTGACGAGTGGTACGAGCGCCACCGCGGGTGCGAGCATCAGGCCGCCAAGGATGAGTGTGACTACCGTGCGGTTGAACGGGATGTTCACCCGCGTGAGGCCGTAGGCGGCCCACGCGCTGATGAAGACTGTCGCGATTGTCGACGTCACGGTGACCAGAACACTTGTCATGAGGTAATTGCTCACCCCGCGGTTCCAGGCCTTGGCGTAGTTCGCCCAGCTCCAGTCCAAAGGGAAGGCGAGGGGGTTGTCAAAGAGCTCAGCATTCTCCTTGAAACCGTTCAAGATCATCCATAGCAACGGATAAACGACAATGACGACAAGACCGAGCAGGAAGGTCCAAATGAAAATCTTGCCGATGACTCCGAGAAAATTGAGCCGTGTCACCATTCGACCTTTCTCTTGTGCGTGATCCATAGCTGGACCAGGCCGATAACGAGCGTGACGAGGAAAATGACCATCGCGATTGCTGCTGCGTAGCCGAAGTCGTTGCTTACGAAACCACTGCGGTAGAGCCAGGTGACCAGCACCTGAGTCGAGTTGTTCGGCCCGCCGCTTGTCATCACCATCACCTCGTTGAAGACTTGGAATGCGCCCGAGATGGTGACGATCATCATCAGACCCGTCATTTCGCGTACCAGGGGCATAGTCACCATGAAGAACCGCCGACCTGGGCCCACGCCGTCGATGGATGCCGCTTCGTGCAGTTCGGATGGGATCCTCTGGATCGCGACGGCGAAGAGCAGAGTTGAGTAGCCGAACCCCTGCCACTGGCTCATCGCGATGATTCCCAGCATCGCCGTGCTTTCCTGTCCGAGCCACGGTTGTGCCCACCCCTCCAGTCCGATCACATCGAGAAGGAAGTTGATCAGGCCGAGATTCGGCTCGTAGATGAAGTAGAACAACAAGCCGGCGACAGTAAGGGAAATTGCTGACGGGACGAAGTAGATCGCCCGTAGGGCCCTTCGCCAACGGTCGCTGCGGATGCTCTCGATGAGGGCCGCAAGCACGAGTGCCCCGAACACCTGGAAGACGACGGAAATTACCGAGTAGAGCAGATTGTTGCCCAATGCCGACCAGAAGATCGGGTCGTCGACAAGCTTCCTGTAGTTTTCGAGGCCGATGAATTCCTGGGAGCCGCTGTAGATGTCCCACTCGACCATGCTGAAACCGAAATTCTGCACGAGAGGGAGATAGACGAACGCTCCGAGAAGCGCCAGGGCCGGGATTGCCCAGGTGAAGCTCCATGCCTTGTTCCTGGCTGTCTGCATCGTGTCCTCTTTCCATCAGTTTGTCCCGTGTCCTTTGGGCCAGGGCGGTCAAACGCAGACCGCCCTTGCCCAAAGGATTATCGAGCGGAATCAGACGCAGTTCGCACGCTCTCGAGCACTTTTTCGGGTGTTGAGCTGCCGCCGATGATCGCCTCGCCCCCGGCGAGCCACGCTGCGGCTACGTCTGGGACTGTCACGGTGTCCAACCAGATGACGATCTGCGAAGCCTCGTTTACCTGACTGATGCCCTCGTACACGGCCGCGCTGGAGTTCTCGTTCGTGACGGCACCGATCACGGTGCTTGGCTGGCCGTACGGCGGTGAAGCGAGTACCGCTGCATTTTCTTTAGAGGTGACGAACTTCATGAAGTCCACGGCGAGGGCTGCGCGGGGAGACTTGGCGTTGACCAAATATCCCTCCGGCGCACCCTCAATTGCGTCGGGGTCGCCAGCCGGATCGCTAGGGACTGGCAACTTGAACACGCCGAACTCATCGGCCGTAATCGCATTGCCCTCGGCAGTCACCGTGTCGAATTCGAGGACTTCCTGGTAGTACATGGCCGCTTTCTCAGCAGAAAACGCTTCTTGTGCAGTGGTGTAAAGCACTCCGTTGGTCCCATCGCCGGATTTCGTGCACTGATCGACAAGGGTCTTGAACTCTTTGAGGGATTTCTCGTAGCCGGGGTGGTCAAGGGTGGCTGTTCCCGGCACGAAATCAGCTTTGAGAACGTCGGCCGGAACGTTATAGGCGAACAGCTGCTGGAGGTAGTGCAAACCGGGCCAGCCGTCCTTGTTGCCGAACGCGATCGGTTCGTAGCCGGCGTTCCGGATTGGCGAACAGCTGTCGATCATCTCCTGAAATGTTGTCGGGACCGGAATGCCCACTTCGTCGAAAATGGCCTTGTTGTAGCCCATAAACTTGCCGTTGTTGTAGAGCGGAACCCCGTAGTACTTGCCGTCGTACTTGAATGCATCGAGCGATGCCTCGCCGAATGTCTTGCCCCACTCCGTGTCGGGTCCGATGACTTTGCTGAGATCGGCAGCGAGACCGCCTCCGACGAAGTTCTCTGCCCAATCGCCTGTCCACGAGAAGTAGATGTCGGGTAAGGCACCAGATGCGGTTAGCGTCTTGGTTTTGTCCTTGATGCTCTGATCGGTCTCCTGGATGAGGTCGAACTTCACATCGGGGTGCTTTTTGGTGTATTCGGCGGCGAGGTCTTCGAAGTACGGCTCGAGCGGGTCTCCTGCAAACTTGCTCAGGATGCTCAGCGTGCCTGAATACTCCGGCTCAGCCGTGACATCGACCGGCTCGCCGGATCCGCCGCCGGTGCAACCGGCGAGCAGAAGGGCGGATGTCGCGACGAACGCTGCAGCGGTCAAACGTGTTCGTGTGTGCATGGGTTTTCCTTCATCTCTCACAAAGAGCGGAAACCTGGCCGGCGCCTCGGTCGACGCGTCCTCCGTCCGCCATTGGACTTGGGTGTTGCACGTGGTGCTTGGTGTCGCCGACTATACAGATAATCTGAGACCGGTACCAGCATCTACGGAAAAGTATTTGCTAGAACTAGCAAGGCCTATATTGACGGGGCTGGAGTCAATGTGTCAGCATCAATCAAAGCTGATACCGGTACCAGAACTAGTAATTTTCCGGTTCAGTGATCGCCCATCCCCCTGAAAGGACGCAATGATGCTCGGATTCGACGAATCGGAATTCCTGAAGCAAACCGCGAGCGCGGTCGGCCTCCGCCCACAAATCGAGGACCTGGTCGACAAGCTCACCGCGAAGGGTTTCGACAATTTATTCCTGATCGGCGCAGGGGGAACCTACGCCGCCATGTGGCCCTATGAACACCTCGCCAAGCGCCTGTCGACCATGCCGGTCAAATCCGTGATCGCTGCAGAACTCCTGGTCACTGGTGACCAGACGATGACCAGAAACTCTGTCGCGATCTTCACCTCGGTCTCCGGTACGACGGATGACAGTCTGCGCGCTATCGATTACTGCAGGGAGCGCGGTGTCTTCGTGATTGCTTTCACGGGCTACCCGGAATCTCCCATTGCAGAGGCGGCAGACATTGCCCTCGTCTCGGAGCCGAAGACATGGCCATTCGACCTGCAGATGCTCCTATTCATGACCCGCCTGTTCCACGTTCGAGGCGAGTTCGCCGGCTACGAGAAGTTCGCTGATGAATTCATGAACATCCCCGAGATCCTCGTGGAGGTCGCCAGGCAGGCAGAGCCAGTGGCGTCCGCTTTCGCCGATGCGCACAAAGACACGGACTACTATTTCCTCGTCGGCGGCGGAAATCTCTGGGGTTTCACCTATCTGTATTCCATGTGCATCCTCGAGGAGATGCAGTGGCTGCGCACCACGCGAGTGCACAGTGCCGAGTTCTTCCACGGTTCGCTGGAATTGCTCGAGGAAGGCACGAGCGTGATCCTGTTCCAGGGCGAGGATGAAACACGGGCCCTTACCGATCGGGTTGAGAAGTTCGTCAGGAAGATCAGTAAGGATGTCACGGTCTTCGACACTAAGGACTACTCGCTGGAGGGAATCAGCCCGGAGTTCCGCGGGGTGATCGCGCCTCTCGTTCTCGATACGGTGACGGGGCGGGTCAGTAAGCACCTCGAGCGCGTACGCGAGCACTCCCTAGACCTGCGTCGGTACTACCGCGTGGTCGAATACTAGCTCTGCAGTAGCCCATGTTCGGTCGGTCATTTCGTGTACGCCTTTCCGGGCATCCGCGCACCGGCGGATGCCCGGAATTCACTATTCGGAAGGAAAGGCCATGAAGGTTCTTGGGTTCGGTGACAACATTATTGATTGGTTTGTCGACCGTTCGATCGTTTACCCGGGCGGCAACAGCGTGAACTTCGCGGTCTTCGCGCGTCAGCTCGGTGTTGAAGCGTCCTATCTGGGAGTGTTCGGGTCAGACGCAGGAGGAGCTTTTCTGCGGCAATCGATTTCGAGCGAGGGCGTGGATCTTAGTCACTCGGCAGTGCGCGCAGGGAAGAGTGGAGTCTCGACGCTCACCGTTATCGACGGGGAGCGAACTTTCGGTGGCTGGAACGGAGGAGGAGTGACAGTGAGCAAGCCCCTGCAGCTCGATGATGAGCTGCTGGCGTACGTGGCCGACTTCGACCTCGTCCACTCCAGCGTCTACTCCCGATCCGAGCCTGAGTTGCCGAAGCTCCGGAAAACTAGGACTCTGGTGAGCTTCGACCTGTCGAGCGAGGATGAGTTCAGAAGCGCCGATTATCTCGACAGGGTGGTGCCGTTCGCGGACCTCGTTCTGTTCTCGTGTTCGGATCTCAGTCCTGCGCAGACCCGGTCGCTGCTCACGGACGGAGTTGCGCGGGGCGCAGGGCTGGCGCTTGGCACCCGGGGAACGAAGGGAGCTATAGCCTATGACGGGCGGTGCTTCGTCGAGGGTGTCGCGCAGCCGCTCGAAGACCCGTCCCTGATTGTCGACACCATGGGCTGCGGTGATGCCTTCCTTACCGCTTTCGCAGTCACGTTGCTTCGTACCGGGTGGTCGCGTCGTAAGCCCCCATCGGCTGACGCAATCTCGGCGGCGCTTCGCGGGGGTGCTGGTTTCGCCGCGTCGCAGTGCCTCGTTGAGGGTGCGTTCGGTCACGGGACCGACGATTCTCTCGTGCCAGCTACGATGTGACAAGCCAAGCTTCCTATACACCCCTACGATGAGATGGACTACCTGATATGGCCGCGGATCGTGATCGGAGCTGGAGTCCACCGACCATTTCCGAGGTAGCGGCCGAAGCAGGTGTTGGCCGGGCATCGGCCGCCCGAACGCTCGGGGGATACGGCTATGCGAGTCCCGAACTGCGTGACCGGGTGCTCGCCGCGGCCGAAAAGCTCGGCTATCGCACTAACGCCCTGGCGCGCAGCATGTCCACTGGGATCAGCCATACCCTCGGCGTGATCGTCGCCGACATCGGCAACCCCTTCTTCGCGGGTGTCGTGCGTGGCATCAGCGACACGTCGCGCGCACGCGGCTTCGACACCATCGTGCTCAGCACTCATGAAGAGCTCGACGAGGAGAAGGCTGCGATCGGCGTGCTCGTCGACAAGCGCGTGGACGGCATCATTATCGCCTCGGCGGCGCTTGGCCGGGACGCCGTCGACCACATCACCGGCACAGTCGATCGTGGTGTGCCAGTCGTACTGCTCGATCGCGCTATCGAGCACCTGAATCTTGCGTCGGTGGTGACCGACAATCGTGAAGCAGCCAGACGAGCTGCCGAGTTGTTCATCCAGAACGGACACCGCCGGATCGGCTTCATCTGGGGTCCTGCGACAACAGAGCCCGTCACCACTCGGCGCGAACTGAGCGCCGCTACCTCGAACAATCTGTGGAGCGACGGAGAGCGGCTGCGCGGCTATCTTGACGCGCTCGATGATGCCGGAATTTCGTTCGATCCTGCTCTGGTGATGACCGAAGAGAAAACCGAAGAGAACGCCACCCATTCGGTCGCCCGGATGTTGGACCTCCCCGCCCCAATCACGGCAATACTCTGCAGTGAAACCGACGCGACGACGGGCGCGCTCAGGGCAGTCCGGGCGAGTGGCTTGCGGTATCCCGACGACGTCTCGATCATCGGCTTTGACGACAGCTCGTGGGCAGCGGTCATGGACCCGCCGCTGACAATGATCGAGCAGCCAATGCTTGAACTCGGAAACCGGGCAGCCGAGATTCTTCTCGACGAGATCGACGGTGGGAACCAGACGCAACTGATGCACACACTCGAATCGCGCTTCATCGAGCGATCGTCGGTGACGGGGCCGCCTCCGCTCCGTAGCCGAAATCCGTAGGCCTCTCGCCCGCTTTCCAGGAAGTGCGGGGGCACTGTGATTACAGCGACTCCATCGGCCGGATGTCGGCGTTACGGTTGAGCAGTGAACGCTGATGGAGGCATTCCGGATGCTTGAAGGAGTTGTGCTGGGACCGATCCCTCACTCGTACTATTTAAACCTAGCCTCGGAAATTTCAGTCCCTACCGGTAACCCGGCCTCGATCACGAGCGAGGGCAGCAATGGCCATGCCACGCGCATCACGACCCCATATGCCCGGCTACGGCTTGCTGCCGGCCAACGAAGGCAGTGGACTATTGCCATGGTCGTGGGCGGAGAACAAGCTGCGAAACAGCCACGACTACTGGATCGCTACGTCCTGGCCGTCGGGCCGGCCGCACCTAATGCCGGTATGGGGTGTCTGGCTCGATGAGACGCTATGGTTCAGCAGTGGCAGCGTCTCGCGCAAGGTACGAAATCTGTCCGAGCGCCCCGAGTGCACCGCCGCGATTGATGATGCGGTGGATCCGGTGGTGTTGGACGGCATTGCCGAAATCCGCGGCGCTGAGCAGGATCGGCAGCGTTTCCTGCGAGCGGTGAATGAAAAGTACGGCGTCGACTATGGGCTCGATTTCCTGGACGGCATCACCGCGCTTTGCCTGCGAGTACGACCTGTCAGCGCCTTTGGGCTGATGCAATCGGATTTCGCAGGCTCGCCGACTCGATGGACATTCGGGGAGTCGGATTGAACGCGAGACACCGAACGCATGGTGTCACGGACGATACCATGCGGGGATGGCGATGACATTGCGGTTGCGTCGCCTTGTGACCATTGGCTAACCCTGAGGGGCGTTCTCCCACAGTCCCATCACATTGCCTTCCGGGTCCTTGAAGTATGCGGCAAATCCCATCTCGCCGACAGGTTCCTTAGCGACAACGGTCGAGCCGCCGAGCTGCTCGATCTTCTCCAGTGCGGCATCGATACTCTCGACGTCGACGGTGATCACCGGTCCAGCGGCGAGTGTCTCGTCGCGTTGCACCATGCCGCCGTTGACGAAGCCTGGCTCGCCCGGCATCCCCTGATCTGACGTCGGGCCCGAGGTCACCGCCGTGTAGCTCAGTTCAGGCATCTCCTGGATTCGCCAGCCGAATGCATCGGCGTAAAAACTGCGGGCGCGATTTCCGTCATCGAAGGGAATCTCAAAATGTACTACTCGTCCACTCATTACGGCTTCCTCCTGATCAGTGGTGAACACTTTGGATCGATGGTAGGCCGCTGGTGCGCCTCCGTCTACGGCGAATGTGGCTTGGGTTCTATGGCAGTGCCAGGCTTTAGTCCGCAGTCCGCAGTCCGCAGTCCGCAGTCGTGCCGTCATGCGGATCTCGTCGGCATTAGTGCTGGTCAGCAGTGTTTTGCCGGCGTAGCGGGCTGGGGCTGCTGTACCGCGGCTCGTACGAGCAATGCGAAGTAATATAGAACGGATTAGGTGTCTAGTCTCGTGCTAGTTGCAATGACTGTCAGTGGTGGCAGTTAGTGTGTGGGGTATGGAAGATGGTGAGGGGCCCGAGGGTGGTTCCGGTGGCACTGATCGGTCTGGGTCGGTCGGGGCGCTGGTCGGTGAGCTGGAGTCCGCGCGGTGCGCGTTGGACGCCGCGGCCGCTGCTGCCGGGACTGTTTCGGCTGCTGTTGCGGTGGGGCGGGGTCCGGCTGGGTTGGGGTTGGCTGCTGATCGGGAGGTGCTCGCGGTCGCGGATCTGGTCGAGGGACTGGCGCGTCGGGTGGCTGGGTTGCAGGTTCGGCTGGCCGGGGAGGTCGAGGCCCGGCAGATCGCCGAGCGGCTTGGGGAACGTTCCACGGTGTGTCTGTTGCGGGACCGGCTGCGGATCAGCGCGGGGGACGCGAAACGCCGGCTGGATGTCGCTGCGGCCGTCACGGCCGGGTCGTCGTTGACCGGGCAGCCGATCCCGCCGGTGTGCCCTCAGGTGGCGGAGGCATTGTCGGGTGGGCTGATCGGTGTGGATGCCGCGCACGTGCTGGCGGAGAAGTTGTCGGTGATCCGAGACAAGGCGACTACTGCTCCGCCGGACGTGTTGGGGTCCCGCACCCCGGACCAGGTGGCCGGGCAGGCTGAGGAGTATCTGTTGGGTCAGGCTGCGGGTTTTGATCCGGGGTTTGTGGCTCAGTGCGGTGCCCGGTGGGTGGCGTTGCTTGACCCGGATGGCGCCCGGCCGAGTGAGACTGAGTCCCGGTTGGAGCACGGTTTGTGGTTCGGTACGGCCCGGCGTAACGGGTTGGTGCCGTTCAAAGGAGCGATGACCCAGGCTCAGCAGGAAACCCTGCTCACCGCCGCCGGCCCAGCGACCAGCTCGCGCCACACCAATGGGACGGACGCCAGCTGCGATACCAGCAGCGGCGGCGACACCGCGAGAGATAGCGGCAGCGATAGCGACGATCGGAGCGCGAGCGGCGGCGACGGAGCTGCGACCGCGACTCCAGTCGGGACGCCGGATGGAGCGCCTACCGCCGGGGAGAAGAGCCCGCGTCCGGCCGGGTACCCGGCTGAAGATGCGTCAACTGCAGCGAATGCAGCCGACGACGCAGCCAGCGGCACCATGACCGCGACACCAGGGACTTCACCTTCGTCAGCTGCCGCCCCGGCCGAGGATCCGGCGGGAGCCGATTCGCGGTCGTATCAGCGCAAGTTGCTGGATGGGTTGATCGGGCACTGTGCGCGGGCATTGAGAACCGGTGCCGTGCATTCCGGGGGTACCGCCGCCAGCATCATGGTCACCATCGATTACGACACCCTTTACGCCAAAACCTCCGGCCACGGCGTGTTGGCCCATACCGGACCCGTCCCGGTCTCGACCGTGCGTGAACTGGCGTGTGATGCGAACCTGATCCCGG is part of the Saxibacter everestensis genome and harbors:
- a CDS encoding DUF4166 domain-containing protein is translated as MSSIFEKALGPEFQRLHPMLQRRFGVDVDAGYACIGRGRFSQVRRGAWWTVPFLRLGAFRNLLFPDQGDDIPFIIENYPYIDSFGRKTVSFVRTLEVRPGKFRRFDATMIYGERTGKVIDYLGTHQHLATDLDLEVLADGSLHLTSDAQRFYEGRAGFTFPPAFTGKADLYENYDSEREVFTIRLEVRNPRYGFLFGYRGEFNCEFPKLTAAGVPASVKPLREEVRE
- a CDS encoding dihydrofolate reductase family protein — encoded protein: MTSTPASTFNGCVFLGLSVDGFIARLDGDLAWLIERGTVAGDAGFTPFMESVDALVMGRGTYDAIADEESWPYLDRPVHVISATLSADADPRVIVHAGFDKAVAALNAAGYRRVYVDGGRTVRSFLNAGLINELTLSRVPVLIGEGITLFGPLPDDVELEHERTEVLAGGMVQTMYRVVTQEKGSNEHPA
- a CDS encoding sugar phosphate isomerase/epimerase family protein, translated to MTLSTAQIAGSNFAYQHLPLETFLDDMADLGREQLELWGIAPQLHIPELAADDLLHIRNLMADRGLHAYCVTPEQVAYPVNVASPVEWMRRSSIGMFLRAAEVCAELEAPYLFLTPGRGFENERTDAAWQRSVDALSEIASRAQELGVGCILEPLQRVESNLVNDSKTLRRMIADIGAPNVGGALDTVAMATAGETVADYHENLGSLIRHVHLIDGRPTGHLAWDEGQLPLREYLAGLETIGYDGYLTFELFGDGQYAFDPRRALDSCFAAVERELGALHAAG
- a CDS encoding carbohydrate ABC transporter permease; protein product: MVTRLNFLGVIGKIFIWTFLLGLVVIVVYPLLWMILNGFKENAELFDNPLAFPLDWSWANYAKAWNRGVSNYLMTSVLVTVTSTIATVFISAWAAYGLTRVNIPFNRTVVTLILGGLMLAPAVALVPLVKMFQTLGLYNTFWALLILYTAFRIPFTTFLIRAYMIDLPREIDEAAEVDGSSRWSTFWRIILPMCKPIIVSTVILHILFSWNEYLFAMVFTSGTGVQTLPVGLTSLMSKHGTDYPVVFAGMVIAAIPVVLLFFFGQRYFIKGLADGIGK
- a CDS encoding carbohydrate ABC transporter permease, with translation MQTARNKAWSFTWAIPALALLGAFVYLPLVQNFGFSMVEWDIYSGSQEFIGLENYRKLVDDPIFWSALGNNLLYSVISVVFQVFGALVLAALIESIRSDRWRRALRAIYFVPSAISLTVAGLLFYFIYEPNLGLINFLLDVIGLEGWAQPWLGQESTAMLGIIAMSQWQGFGYSTLLFAVAIQRIPSELHEAASIDGVGPGRRFFMVTMPLVREMTGLMMIVTISGAFQVFNEVMVMTSGGPNNSTQVLVTWLYRSGFVSNDFGYAAAIAMVIFLVTLVIGLVQLWITHKRKVEW
- a CDS encoding ABC transporter substrate-binding protein: MHTRTRLTAAAFVATSALLLAGCTGGGSGEPVDVTAEPEYSGTLSILSKFAGDPLEPYFEDLAAEYTKKHPDVKFDLIQETDQSIKDKTKTLTASGALPDIYFSWTGDWAENFVGGGLAADLSKVIGPDTEWGKTFGEASLDAFKYDGKYYGVPLYNNGKFMGYNKAIFDEVGIPVPTTFQEMIDSCSPIRNAGYEPIAFGNKDGWPGLHYLQQLFAYNVPADVLKADFVPGTATLDHPGYEKSLKEFKTLVDQCTKSGDGTNGVLYTTAQEAFSAEKAAMYYQEVLEFDTVTAEGNAITADEFGVFKLPVPSDPAGDPDAIEGAPEGYLVNAKSPRAALAVDFMKFVTSKENAAVLASPPYGQPSTVIGAVTNENSSAAVYEGISQVNEASQIVIWLDTVTVPDVAAAWLAGGEAIIGGSSTPEKVLESVRTASDSAR
- a CDS encoding SIS domain-containing protein, with protein sequence MMLGFDESEFLKQTASAVGLRPQIEDLVDKLTAKGFDNLFLIGAGGTYAAMWPYEHLAKRLSTMPVKSVIAAELLVTGDQTMTRNSVAIFTSVSGTTDDSLRAIDYCRERGVFVIAFTGYPESPIAEAADIALVSEPKTWPFDLQMLLFMTRLFHVRGEFAGYEKFADEFMNIPEILVEVARQAEPVASAFADAHKDTDYYFLVGGGNLWGFTYLYSMCILEEMQWLRTTRVHSAEFFHGSLELLEEGTSVILFQGEDETRALTDRVEKFVRKISKDVTVFDTKDYSLEGISPEFRGVIAPLVLDTVTGRVSKHLERVREHSLDLRRYYRVVEY
- a CDS encoding PfkB family carbohydrate kinase, which translates into the protein MKVLGFGDNIIDWFVDRSIVYPGGNSVNFAVFARQLGVEASYLGVFGSDAGGAFLRQSISSEGVDLSHSAVRAGKSGVSTLTVIDGERTFGGWNGGGVTVSKPLQLDDELLAYVADFDLVHSSVYSRSEPELPKLRKTRTLVSFDLSSEDEFRSADYLDRVVPFADLVLFSCSDLSPAQTRSLLTDGVARGAGLALGTRGTKGAIAYDGRCFVEGVAQPLEDPSLIVDTMGCGDAFLTAFAVTLLRTGWSRRKPPSADAISAALRGGAGFAASQCLVEGAFGHGTDDSLVPATM